tcccgcaaattgctaatgcgtgtggccgccattttagtaacgtcagcactagacaagtttcgagctgatggtatatttttctttcggctgacgtcaaaattacgtcaattcgatgttaatgagagttccagcgcaatagcaatttgcgggacttataattcgAGCGTCGCGACTTGCGGTCGAATCAGTACAATGGACCATAAATGATGACTCCGGGCCTCCGGGGAGTCCCTCTGTCAACCTCTTGCTTAGTACTGTAACCTTATTTTTAATCttagataaatacctaccttagtTAAGTGAACGTAGACTAGTAAACCGAGCGTCAATTTACcggttaattgtttattgttaattctattaggtacccacgacacaggactacctagtgtgggtaccataacacaatattataattgattgatctatggtaaataaatattttttcatttttcatttttttcatttttttcattttctttcaGCTTTTCAGAGTTAGGTAGATATGTgcattgaaaataaaatgaaatcatTATTAAgaattaagcaattaaatatcactctcTTTAATGGTGCCtacaacatcgtgaggaaacctgcatgtctcagaatgctctataatgttctcaaaggtgtgtcaacttgtgaagtctgccaatctgcacacgGTCAGTGCCTAcaccttaggtacctactcattttgAGAAGAGTCCCCTAGCCTAGTAGGAGCCGCCGATGATGCCCAGATATAattttttacttaatattttattttttcaggaAATGCTTGTTTTGtaacataaatatttactttacttaataataaaaaagggtGTCAAATCGCGACCTTTCGACCGATGCCTGTTAGAGAGCGCAGTTTCACGAAACATTTCCTAATCTAAAGGTAGCTACCCTGTTAATTAACCGaaacatattttgataaattacaATAACTACTTAATTAGCATGCAACAAATGATTGGGGACTTGTTGTTTAACCTGTTGAAAGCAAACAGTGCTAACTACCGTAAAGTTACAGTTGAGCAAGCATACAGTTGGGCAGTGAATGTATTTGAGCGCGCTGCGTCCGCCGCCGTAATCGCGCTACGCGTTCGATTTTATGTAAATTAGTTTGTCAGATCTAGCCAAAGAGTGTATATACCTagtgttttcggattttttctttgCATGTGCTATAAAGACttccctacctgccaaatttcatgactcgcgggtcagcgggaagtacctaagtaccctataagtttcttgacagacagacagacaggcgaagtgatcctataagggttccttttttctgatacggaaccctaaaaaatttaatCACGTCTGGGACTCGAACTTTGAGTCTTGGTAAGGTTTCATATTTACGAAATAATCTTTCGTATGCATGATGATTTCGTATGCGTCGagatgcaatctcacctggtggtaagtgatgatgcagtctcagatggaagcgggctaacctagaaggggtatggcagttttaattaaacccattcctacgcctttggtttctacacagcactgtaccggaacgctaaatcgcttggcggcacggctttgccggtagggtggtacctAACTAGCCTCAGGCGCGGATCCAGCGCTCAAAAAAGGTTGTGGGTACAGCACGCCACccgaaaatcggccaagtgctagtcggaGTACAAATTCACTCATGatcgatataggtaggtagtgcattttattttatattatccaGGTTCACATCTTTGTGTATATTTAAGAAAGCTAGCTCGGATAATCTTTTCTGTGCCATTGAGGCAAGCAACAAAGATTTTACTCTGCGAAGAGTAGAAAAAGATCTCTCTGCGGTAGCTACGCTGACCGGGAGagttgtgttttattttattttattaaggcaTTGGATATAACCAATATGATCAGCGTATCGACCTGGATAGACCGTGAAAGTATGACGTCACAAGTCTTAGGGTTGTGGGCATGCCCATCGTGCCCACAACGCTGGATCCGCGCTTGACTAGCCTCTCACCAGATGCTGCAGATGATGCAGATGGAGATGCAAACGAGGATTGTCTTGCATCGAGCGATAATAACAAGTGCTGATGGTTTGTTGTGAACAAagctaatattatgtaacactAATAAATAACTCTACATCCACTGTGAAATTAAAATAGTGGTCGTTACATAAGCTGATTGTATTCAATTGAAATATTTTGCAAAACAACCCAATAAAATCCGCCTAAGTATGCCTTGaggtatacgtcccgcaaattgctgaagcgcgtgaccgccattttagtgacgtcagcactagactgaagtttcgagctgatggtatatttttatgtcagctgacgtcatttcgatgttaatgagacatggtttcagcgcaatagcaaattTGTGGGACTTGTAGCAAAGAAATTTTGTTATGAGGTGCCTACCTATATATACGAATAAGACGCCGATCTATGAAAATAAAGTGAAAACTGTAGGGAATGGcgttatattatttatctacctacctacttgtttatgCAAAGCAAAGTGTTTCCTAAAATCAGTCACtttataatacctaggtatcacACAATAATTGTTATATCATTTACTTACTATCTAGGTCTTAGGTACTGGGTAAGTAGATGTATAACTAGGCACAACTCAACCGTGACCGAATTGTCTGCTGTAATAGGTAATACGAATTTGTATTAAACAAAACTTTTGTACCCCCTGTTGCGTTAGAATCAAAATGGAGAGGTCTTAAAACGATTGCTAGCTAATAAATAGTTTATCGTTACAATTAGATTGAGCTATTGTCCATTTGTATACGTCGTTCAAATTCGGTAGTTCTCTTTGTATAAAGTTCATTTACTGATCAGTCGTCAAGAGTCGATGATATAACGCGGGAAAAGTCGATCGCCACAAGACGCTTGAACGATATAAGTGCAGGCCGGGACGCCGCCGGCGCAGTGCCGCTCCCGCACACCGTACACCAAGTCACCCATGATGGGGAGAAaggtaaattattttaattaaataataataattataatcataatTAATTGATTTATTAAGTAAATACTTATCCATAGACTGTAGAATCCGTTTTTCTCAGATTGTTCCAAGtatcattttacttttttttatagaataaaaAATTTCTGAGCTTTTATAACCCAAGAAAACTTTCGCAAAAATCTAATATAGAGTCAAAGGTTAACCttttcattaggtaggtagttcaaAGCGCTGAAGTATTACTTACAAGTTGTAATATAGTCCATTGGATATATCGAATTTAAAGTGTTTTGTGCCTTAACATTTTGAACCATAATATCCTACCCCAAGCGTTTGGCTTCTGTCTTCTGTTgagaaaacttttaattttctaggatcatattatgtttttttcttatttccAGGCATTAATAGCAGTGTTATGCTGGATAGCGTTAAATGGGACCTCAGCGAAAGCCGTGCAAACATCAAACAGTGTTGGACTTATAGACAATGTCAGTGCAGAAAGTGCTCCCCCGCTGTACCGCAACGTGCCCGTCAGTGTGTACTCGTACGCCAGTGCTACCCCGTACGCGGCCTACTCCTTCCACGTTCCACAGTTTCTTGCGCCGAATTTCAACCATGTTCCATTAAATCAAGAAAGAATACTGGCACAGAGCACGAACAATTACTTGAAGGACTCATACGGGCAAAGGTTCGTGGACGCGCCTCAGCCGTACGCGTATAAGGCTGCATTGCCTCAACAATTTGTGCCACTGCAGAAGTTACCGGCCCACCTCAGCCAGCCCCTAGTAGCTGCTGCCCCGAACGCTCAATATGGACAAGCGACCCACTTCTTCGGAGCTCCCTTCAGGTTAGCTAACCTTCAGGCGTTTTCTCCCCAAAACGGAAATCAATTTAGCGCCCTCCAACCCGTAGTGTACGCTCAAAACGTAAGGACTCTCGCGTCACCCGCGACCAAACAAGCTAACGGACAACCCGTCGCTCAGCAGCAATCTACCAGAAACAATAATGTATACGCCAACGCTCAGTACAGTCAGTTTTGGAATCAACCGAAAGCCCAAACAAAACAGGAGGAACCAAAAATTTCCGCCAGTGATCACAAAGAAAACCAACATATTGTTCAAAGCTTACCATTAGTGCATGCACCTAAGCAAACCACCATTACTTCTTTTAATAATGGCAAGAAAACAGTAGTAAATCTGATTACGAAACCGCCTGTGCCTCTCCTCGATTTGACCCTGTTAGAGCCATTGACTTTTGATAATCCTCTAGTGCCACAAGTACAACATTTTTTGCCAAGAATACATTCAGTcacatataaaaaattacatgaATTAGATCAGCAAGATCACCCAAAGGTAATTACTATAAAAAAGAAGACAACAAAAAAGACCAAGAAACAAAAGAAACCAAAGATCATTAAGGATGAGGTAGAAGTTAATCATACACCCAGTGTAAATAATGACCACGAAACTGAACTTTCTTACGAGGTTAACCGCTCTCCTACTTATAAAGAGACTGTTTCAGAAAAAAAGATTAGTTATAATAAGGAAACTACATCAAAACCAGTCGTTATAAGTTATGAAAAGAAAACTGAAATGAAACCTGTTTCTTACTCTTATGGAAAACACGTTCAAAAGGAGCCAGTGCATTATAATTACGTGCATAACTCGAACGAGCCTGCGAAACAGGCATATCTTGatgataataaagaaaaaacaaaGCATCTCATATACCATTTTACGCCTGAGGAGCAAAGCGAGGAACAAAACGAGCAAAACTATAATTCAGCGCCACACTTGGAATCAGTTGAAATTATTGAAGAAAATCCGAATGAAAGTGACTCGGAAGAAGTATCTCCGCAACAAGACCTACAGCATCATGAACCCCAAAACGAACATCACCAGCATCAACAACATGAACATAGACCCCAACAACATCAGCAACATGAACCTCACAAAAGCCAACCACACAACTCGTTACATCAAAAACATAACGAGCCCCAGCCACACTATCATCAACAACACCAACCTTACGAACCACGACAGCATCAACAATATGAACCACGACAGTACCAACAATACGAACCGCATCAACATCaacaccaccaccaccaccaccaccaacaacaacaacaacaacaacaacaacatcaAAAATACGAACCACAACAACACCAACAACATCAAAACCACGAAGTACAACATCAACATCACCAACAACACCAAAACCACGGACACCACCAACAACAGACACAACATACACCACAACAACAAATACACGATAACGCACAGCATGAGCTAGCAGAAGAAGCATATAACGAACCCAACCAAAACTTCAGAGAAGAACCAGAACCTGAAGACAGAGAGGTTGCTTACTATCAAAACTCTAAGGAAAATATCGAAACTGAACCCAGAGAGGAAGTTTATTACCCAAATTCCAAAAACGCTCATGTAGAGTCACGTGAAGAATCTCCAGAACCTGTTGTGTATAAGTCCTCTCCTCAGCAGGAGAAAAAACAATATGAAGCTATAGTTCCCGAGTATGAAGAAGATATTATAATACTACCAGCGCAAAAGCCGCACGCTCCCATACACGCTGAAGAAAATAGTAATCGAGGTTCAAATAATAAACACAAGTCACATCCAGAATCACACAGTGAACAAGTACATTATGATTATCCTACATCATATTATTCTTCGCCACCCGCGCCCCAAGCAAAATCAAACCGAATAATCATCAAGGATGACCCTCCACAACAGAAAGAAGAAGTGTACAAACCTAATGACGAACTAATAGAAGCTATGGTAAAAAAACAAGAGGAAAGCGAGGAAGATTTTGAGCAGGCATATAAAGACGCAGCTTATGGGTTCCAAAGGTACGTAGCACCCGTTAGAAACACAGACAGAGAAAAAGAGATTTATAACCCAGCAAACTATGGCGTCCCTCGATACCATAATGACTTTGATGAGGAAAAAAGTCCATTAAGACAATATGAGCCCGAAGGTGACGAGTACCCAGCCGAAATGCGCTCCAATTACAAAGACTCCAGAGACAAAACGAACGAAGATTACTATACAGATTATTCAGTGAGCAGACCCCAGAGCCTAATTGAGAGAAAAAAGCAAAAGGAAGAGTACTACGACAATTACAACGAACACAAACCGCAGAACTACTACGCCAAAGATGATTCAGATAAACAGCAAAGCGCAAAATACATCGCGGGACCTGCTTACAGCTATCCTGCACCGCCGCAACAAAAGTTTGCAAAATTTACGAGTAGAATTACACCATTAGACGAATACAATTACGTGAAGGAAGCACCGACTGACAGTTCTGCGTTTGGGACAGGAACGTATGCGAGTAAAATGCAATTTCTGGAACCACATTATCAGTATGGGTTCGAGCCAATAAGAGTATCTCGATTATTAGATCGTGAGCTAGCCGCGATGGCTAGTGACCATAGTCCCGAAAccgtaaaaaaaatgtataaagaaaacttttacaTTGAACAGTCTAGTACCTCAAAAGGCGAAAAACTAACGAGCTGATAgaatatgtaatttatttattgttttacgtTAAGTTAACCATATTTATAAGGTTTGTCCGTAGTTGTCCCGTGTGAATTgctcataaaaatataaaacagaaaAAATTAATGTGTATTTTTTTCTTACAAGATCATATTATTGTTTCAATTATCTACCACAACATTTTATGCAACACAACTTTCTCTGTCAATGTATTACGCGATAGTATGCCTGAAATAAGTAAAAAACATCTTGAACTCTTAACGAAGTCAGGCACCGTAGTAAAGTACCAAATAAAAACACTTGATTCCAATTTAGCATGGTATTGTGAAAACCTCAGCAATTCTGAAGAAATTTAATCACAAAAACAGCTTAGAATGATAGAAAATCGGGGCAAAAAGTTAGCaattcaaataatataaaattaatttacttgaaatcgctgtttgtttgtttcttctGCTAATTTGGTTTAACTAATTGCGTAGAAGCGTTTGGCAATTTTGCACTTTTTATGACGTAAACAAAATCTAAGGGCGGATTCATAAAACTTTGTTATTATTCAATTCCggagtaatattattatgaattcgATGAAACGCCATATAGGTAATATACGCGTTTACCGAAATATTTTAACTTCCTTTCACaaaacaattaattagaacagtCTGATTGCGATTTGACCTATAAAATATTGTTACCGATCGATATACGTAGATCACATGTTCACAcaatatatacttacctacctaaacctAAGCACCTACCTAATCTCTAAAATATTCTTGTCTCCTATTAGAAGTTTTGACAATTATCTACCACTAGTTACAAGTTCTAGGTTGCTAAAacctaagtataatgtataaggCTTTTGAAGGGTTTTAGCCTGATCTGACTAAATGTCTAAGCTAAGATTAGGTAGCTAAAGTGGGCTTTAATCCTGCGCAACGAATCCGCGTAGGTGGCAACTGGTAAAGcagccttaaaaaatttaattagatGTTGACAAACAACCTAAACCACCTAAACACAAAGTTGCGCGATAAGACCTCGAATTACACGAAATCGTCAGTTTCTCGATGTTCCGCTGATCAATGTGGACTCTTATTTTTTCGTTTTAAGTGATTTTAAATCTTCTAAACTATGATTGATGATCGTTGCCATAGACCGCGAAAAACGCTTTTTTTCTGGACCGTTAACGAATTGTTcagtttatttttcaaatcgGTAAAAGTTGACCGCGAGTTGAATCTTAAACATTCGAATTAATTATATGTAAAATGTAAACGATACATTTAGTTAAatacctattggaataggtacattaatttgTTTGAAATCGTAAATTAGGTGAGGTACCTACGTAGCGGTTTGCTGTATGTGCATTTAGGTATGTGCTGTTTAATTTTACTAACTCCACGAAAGTTACTACAACGAAGCTTAATAGCTTCGTTGTATCTGTGCAATTTATTAACTCAACATAGAGGTTTGGTGCACGTTCCAAAAGCGTTTCTTTTCAAAACGGAGAAATTCAATTTTGGTTGGAATTTCGCATTTTAGTCTATTCGGTATAAcgcttttagaaaaaaatcaggAGGTAATTCTTTTTACAGCAAAGCACTTGCATAGTTCCGTTTCGCTAGCCCAAACATGTTCTTTTATAAAGTGCTTTATGTAGTTAGTAGGCACCTACTGGGTTTAATAGTTATTAAATTcgttaaaatgaataaaacacataattttaatacaaaatttattatttcattaaataCTGTAAGGTAAAATTAGGATAGCATTCATTGCATAtcctaatttaattttcaatcTTTTTGTGATATGCTGAAGCGTATCACAAaaagataaattaaataaactacgtaacgatttttgtttattaactTGACTagtaaaatacataaatatctaCATTTAACTCACTATTTCAGCTTCACATTAAATTTCTAGAgagaattaggtacctatctacttactaaATTTGTAGACACCTGATTTACGATAGTAATAATACGTTtataacttaatattattttacgttATATCAAATAGATCAGCAGAATTGCCGAGATATTTAAAAGTTCTTGTGtacaaaacttttaaaaacaacataactaaattaaaaagaaatgcGTAAAAACAATACCTAGGTACTCACAGTATTCACATAGGCACATCTAAGgcatacctatttaaaaatcacGCTAGTGTTTATTGAATCCTTCTCTAAATAGATCTACTACTTAAAATAATCAacgaatttacaaaaaaataatgcctaaatatttttataatgataaattatttaattttaatattaaaaccgACACTTATAAACAGACAATCGAAAGAGATTTCCCGATGATTGTCCTCGTAGAATTACAATTACAACagctattacaatttacaacttgGTTACTTTGTTCTCAAACTTTTTATTATCTCTGCTTCCTGTGACTTTCTGTATTAATTTCCGAAATGAATTGTTTCTTTCGGAGCAATCTGAATGTCATTATAACCGTAGTTATGCCGAAAGCTAAAGCTATGATAGCCATTATAAACGCTGCCGAGGGCGCAAAATCGGAATTCGTTTTGTGGAATAAATCCGCGATTAGGGCTACTGGCCTTAATATTTTAACCACCGGCTCACACCCTGACTCCCTCACATATTTGGCCCACGTCCTGTTCGCGTATGTCAACTCTCTAGGCTTCACAAAAGGTCTTCGACCCGGAACACTTTTGGTAGATGTCAGAGTCATGTTTCGAAGTTGAGCTTCATTGTAACGGCAGTAAAGgttctttttcttcttatttcCCTTCACTACGATATCTTTCTCAGCACTCTTGGCTCCGGTGAGAACGTCCAAATCACCTTTGATCATGTTCGCCCAGTCCCACATTTCAGCGATCTTGCAGTCGCATATGAATGGATTGCCGATTAAGTTAATCGAATGCAGTTTTGGATTATTGACGAAGAACTCCGGATCTATTGTCGTCAAATTGTTGTTGCTCAAATTGATCTTTTCCAGTTGTTGTAGTATTTCCAAGAACGCTAAACTTCCATCTCCAGATTTTAATTGATTGCCAGCCAAATTTAATTCAGTCAAATTTTCGGTGTTCTTAAATGAGTCCGGATTAAGCGATGTAATATTACAATTGCCTAAGTCCAGCACAGTCATTTGAGATAACTGTTTTGGGAATAAAGGACCAGCTGAAGGAATCACAAGGGGATTCCCACCGAGCCTAATTTCTCTTAAGTCAGTGTATGTTAGATTCTTGAAAAAGGCATTCGCATTAAGTGGTCGCTTTAGGCCACAGAATTCTAATTCCAAAGTTGTCAGTTGTGTAAGGTTTCCAAAAAGACCAGCTTCCAAGGATAGAAGATCGTTACCCGAGAGCACTAATCTCTTCAGCGATGACATATGTGCAAATGTGTCTGGTCCTACGTAAGATAGATTACTGTAGCCCATGTTGAGATACTCTATTTTTTCAAGAGGAGCAAGCAATTTTGTAAACACGTTCACTAAAGGATTGTGTGAAATATCTAATTCGAGAAGGTTTTCGAAAACATTGAAACTATCCGGTAAATTACGTAGACCGCAATTACTCAGGAATAGCCTTTCTAGCTTCGGAAGTGGCGCTAAAGCTTCTTCTAAATCCGGCGCAAATAAGGGGTTTCCGGACAAGTATAGACTCTTTAATCTCGAAGAATTCGCAAATGCATCACCTGCAATTGGACCTTGAATTTTACAGTTTGATAAATCTAGTAATTCCAAATGATTGACGCTGTTGCCTAACGTTGCAGCGACATCCATGTCACGTAATTCGTTTTCGGCTAGAATGAGCGTAACAAGATTTGTGCAATTCGAAAATGTGTCCTCAGAAAGTGACACTAGGCCAGATTTTCTCAAATTGAGATATTCGAGCCTGGTTAGTGTGCCTAATACTTCGGGCCAGTTTgaattcattaaataatttCCGGCAAGTTCCAAGTTTTTCAAGTTCACTAGAGCAGAAAAAAGATTTTCTGGGACTGTAGACAGCTTGCAGTCGTTAAGTTTCAAAGTTTCGAGACTGGTCAACGTATCAAAGACTCCGCTTTCCAGGGCTCTGAGCGGATTATTTGATAGGTCTAAAGTTGTCAATGATGTGACGTTTTCAAAGAACTGATGATTAATGGTCGATATGTGGCAGTTGCTGATATCCAGGAATTGTAGCGTGCCGGACACGAGGAACGGTCCTTCGACGACATCGAGTGGGTTATCTTGAAGTTCCACGTTTAGTAGTCCATGTGAGTCCCTGAAATGAGAAGAAATCGTTATGAAAACAGTAGTCTCAAATTGCCTAAACGACGAATTCAAAAGCAAAATCTATATCGCCGAATCGTGCGCATAAACTGTGTACCTTGTCTAAGCGGTCGCGGTAATTCAATTTGCATTCTTTAGCGGACCATTATCTAATATTGGCATCGCGCGCCGCAATTGTCACTTGTCGGCATCAAGTCTGAAGCAATTGCTTCAATTTCGT
This genomic stretch from Maniola hyperantus chromosome 2, iAphHyp1.2, whole genome shotgun sequence harbors:
- the LOC117990473 gene encoding probable serine/threonine-protein kinase yakA, producing MMGRKALIAVLCWIALNGTSAKAVQTSNSVGLIDNVSAESAPPLYRNVPVSVYSYASATPYAAYSFHVPQFLAPNFNHVPLNQERILAQSTNNYLKDSYGQRFVDAPQPYAYKAALPQQFVPLQKLPAHLSQPLVAAAPNAQYGQATHFFGAPFRLANLQAFSPQNGNQFSALQPVVYAQNVRTLASPATKQANGQPVAQQQSTRNNNVYANAQYSQFWNQPKAQTKQEEPKISASDHKENQHIVQSLPLVHAPKQTTITSFNNGKKTVVNLITKPPVPLLDLTLLEPLTFDNPLVPQVQHFLPRIHSVTYKKLHELDQQDHPKVITIKKKTTKKTKKQKKPKIIKDEVEVNHTPSVNNDHETELSYEVNRSPTYKETVSEKKISYNKETTSKPVVISYEKKTEMKPVSYSYGKHVQKEPVHYNYVHNSNEPAKQAYLDDNKEKTKHLIYHFTPEEQSEEQNEQNYNSAPHLESVEIIEENPNESDSEEVSPQQDLQHHEPQNEHHQHQQHEHRPQQHQQHEPHKSQPHNSLHQKHNEPQPHYHQQHQPYEPRQHQQYEPRQYQQYEPHQHQHHHHHHHQQQQQQQQQHQKYEPQQHQQHQNHEVQHQHHQQHQNHGHHQQQTQHTPQQQIHDNAQHELAEEAYNEPNQNFREEPEPEDREVAYYQNSKENIETEPREEVYYPNSKNAHVESREESPEPVVYKSSPQQEKKQYEAIVPEYEEDIIILPAQKPHAPIHAEENSNRGSNNKHKSHPESHSEQVHYDYPTSYYSSPPAPQAKSNRIIIKDDPPQQKEEVYKPNDELIEAMVKKQEESEEDFEQAYKDAAYGFQRYVAPVRNTDREKEIYNPANYGVPRYHNDFDEEKSPLRQYEPEGDEYPAEMRSNYKDSRDKTNEDYYTDYSVSRPQSLIERKKQKEEYYDNYNEHKPQNYYAKDDSDKQQSAKYIAGPAYSYPAPPQQKFAKFTSRITPLDEYNYVKEAPTDSSAFGTGTYASKMQFLEPHYQYGFEPIRVSRLLDRELAAMASDHSPETVKKMYKENFYIEQSSTSKGEKLTS
- the LOC117988035 gene encoding insulin-like growth factor-binding protein complex acid labile subunit, whose protein sequence is MKMARLTALVLCLFASHSCYGFNGDNFELECPDECDCHYFRINWVTDCSESNLTVVPYDELSLSVYVLDLNGNNITSLQPFPSDIKMRRLQIANNRLTRVERDAFRGLEYLIDVDLSSNNISYVDPEAFLDSHGLLNVELQDNPLDVVEGPFLVSGTLQFLDISNCHISTINHQFFENVTSLTTLDLSNNPLRALESGVFDTLTSLETLKLNDCKLSTVPENLFSALVNLKNLELAGNYLMNSNWPEVLGTLTRLEYLNLRKSGLVSLSEDTFSNCTNLVTLILAENELRDMDVAATLGNSVNHLELLDLSNCKIQGPIAGDAFANSSRLKSLYLSGNPLFAPDLEEALAPLPKLERLFLSNCGLRNLPDSFNVFENLLELDISHNPLVNVFTKLLAPLEKIEYLNMGYSNLSYVGPDTFAHMSSLKRLVLSGNDLLSLEAGLFGNLTQLTTLELEFCGLKRPLNANAFFKNLTYTDLREIRLGGNPLVIPSAGPLFPKQLSQMTVLDLGNCNITSLNPDSFKNTENLTELNLAGNQLKSGDGSLAFLEILQQLEKINLSNNNLTTIDPEFFVNNPKLHSINLIGNPFICDCKIAEMWDWANMIKGDLDVLTGAKSAEKDIVVKGNKKKKNLYCRYNEAQLRNMTLTSTKSVPGRRPFVKPRELTYANRTWAKYVRESGCEPVVKILRPVALIADLFHKTNSDFAPSAAFIMAIIALAFGITTVIMTFRLLRKKQFISEINTESHRKQR